A stretch of the Candidatus Thermokryptus mobilis genome encodes the following:
- a CDS encoding polyprenyl synthetase family protein, with protein MDFEQSYSEYKRVIDEHLKRALLDGEPDLLYEPVRYILFAGGKRLRPVLLLLACELLGGNPFTALNAAIAVEIFHNFTLVHDDIMDKADMRRGIETIHKKWDLNTAILSGDVMFAIAYRFLTKLEVKRFNEIVDAFTKAAIEVCEGQALDLKLETSFDVGIDDYIEMISKKTASLIKHSVKIGALIADADEGEIQAIESYGLNLGLAFQLQDDLLDVVAGEDFGKSIGGDIVNGKRTFLLLRALQRAEGKEREILLRVFNRDGVDSSLVPLVRDIYYYYGVIDETQEMVKLYTDIAINSIRVLPENNAKDMLIWLANKLCERKI; from the coding sequence GTGGATTTTGAGCAAAGTTATAGCGAATATAAAAGGGTTATAGATGAACATTTAAAGCGAGCACTTTTAGATGGTGAGCCGGATTTATTATATGAGCCGGTTAGATATATTTTATTTGCTGGGGGGAAAAGATTAAGACCTGTTCTTCTGCTCCTTGCGTGTGAGTTACTTGGTGGAAATCCTTTCACTGCTTTGAATGCTGCGATTGCGGTTGAAATTTTCCATAATTTCACGCTTGTTCACGATGACATAATGGATAAGGCGGATATGAGGAGAGGAATTGAGACGATACATAAAAAATGGGATTTGAACACCGCAATTTTGAGTGGAGATGTGATGTTTGCCATTGCTTATAGATTTCTTACAAAGTTGGAGGTTAAAAGATTTAATGAAATCGTTGATGCTTTCACAAAAGCTGCTATAGAGGTTTGTGAGGGTCAGGCACTTGATTTGAAGCTTGAGACAAGTTTTGATGTTGGGATTGATGATTATATTGAAATGATAAGTAAAAAAACTGCGTCACTTATAAAGCATTCGGTGAAAATTGGGGCTTTAATCGCCGATGCTGATGAAGGGGAAATCCAGGCGATTGAGAGTTATGGTTTAAATCTCGGGCTTGCGTTTCAACTTCAGGATGACCTTCTTGATGTGGTTGCAGGGGAGGACTTTGGGAAATCAATAGGTGGGGATATTGTCAATGGAAAGAGGACTTTCCTGCTTTTGAGGGCACTTCAAAGGGCAGAGGGAAAGGAAAGAGAGATATTGTTAAGGGTTTTCAACCGAGATGGTGTGGATTCTTCGCTTGTTCCTTTGGTTAGGGATATTTACTATTATTATGGTGTGATTGATGAAACGCAGGAGATGGTAAAACTTTATACCGACATAGCGATAAATTCAATAAGAGTTTTACCTGAAAATAACGCAAAAGATATGTTGATTTGGCTTGCAAATAAACTTTGTGAGAGAAAGATATAA
- a CDS encoding HPr family phosphocarrier protein, whose product MIKKEVEIKNRTGLHTRPAAMLVKLASKFKSDFFIEKNGVEINGKSIIGVMSLAAEQGSRLILRFEGEDEEEAAKAIVALFESGFGELEGLKNEENKNGQGQSY is encoded by the coding sequence ATGATTAAGAAGGAGGTTGAGATTAAAAATAGAACCGGGCTACACACTCGTCCTGCTGCGATGCTTGTGAAACTTGCTTCTAAGTTTAAGTCGGATTTTTTCATTGAGAAGAACGGAGTTGAGATAAATGGGAAAAGTATAATTGGTGTGATGTCACTTGCGGCGGAACAGGGTTCAAGGCTTATTTTGAGGTTTGAGGGTGAAGATGAAGAAGAGGCAGCTAAGGCAATAGTTGCTCTATTTGAGTCGGGTTTCGGTGAGCTTGAGGGGTTAAAAAACGAAGAAAATAAAAATGGTCAAGGGCAAAGTTATTGA
- the ptsP gene encoding phosphoenolpyruvate--protein phosphotransferase — protein sequence MVKGKVIEGIPASPGIAIGVALKYEKLKPKILKKELKEEEVSGEIEKFLMAIERSKSELRKILTLAVEKLGSKGAEIFEAQILMLDDKTIIDKIIERIKGEKLNAEFIIQDEIEKYIKFMQGSGDDYLKERAHDLEDLKNRVIRNIQQQKWLSRFDTSRIVVAENLTPADTILFSRNQVLGYATDLGGMTSHTAILARALKIPAVVGLKEATKSIKTGDLVILDGYKGILIINPEQDVVEEYQNKIKRIAEFERKLEDFKFVPAVTIDGRKVTILANIEFPEEVNEALESGAEGVGLFRTEYIISNGTIPEEDEQFEEYFKVAEKVYPYKVVIRTFDVGGDKIFRDYHREDNPFLGWRGIRIGLDKPEILLSQLRAILRASVKKNVWVMFPMVSSIDEVREVKKYIDLAKAQLKEKNIPFDENIKVGVMIETPSSALMAKEIAREVDFFSIGTNDLIQYTLAVDRGNETVAKIFQEFHPAVLRLIQFVVESAQRAKIPVSVCGEMAADPYATVLLVGFGLDELSVTPKMIPEIKRIIKTIKFKDAKRISKRALVFKTQDEVKNFLMKELKGIIPEIEI from the coding sequence ATGGTCAAGGGCAAAGTTATTGAAGGTATACCGGCTTCTCCGGGCATAGCAATAGGGGTAGCGTTGAAGTATGAAAAGTTGAAGCCGAAGATTTTGAAGAAAGAGCTTAAAGAAGAGGAGGTTTCAGGTGAGATTGAGAAGTTTTTGATGGCGATTGAGAGATCAAAAAGTGAGTTGCGAAAAATTTTAACGCTCGCCGTAGAAAAGCTTGGTTCAAAAGGGGCTGAAATTTTTGAAGCGCAAATTTTAATGCTTGACGATAAGACGATAATAGACAAGATAATTGAAAGGATAAAGGGGGAGAAGCTCAACGCTGAATTTATCATCCAGGATGAAATTGAAAAGTACATAAAGTTTATGCAGGGCTCCGGGGATGATTATCTCAAAGAAAGGGCGCACGACCTTGAGGATTTGAAAAACAGGGTGATAAGGAACATTCAACAGCAGAAGTGGCTTTCAAGGTTTGATACATCAAGAATTGTGGTTGCGGAGAACCTTACCCCCGCTGATACAATTCTATTCAGCCGAAATCAAGTTTTAGGTTATGCCACCGATCTTGGTGGTATGACCTCTCACACAGCGATACTTGCAAGAGCACTTAAAATACCCGCTGTGGTTGGCTTAAAAGAGGCGACGAAATCTATAAAAACCGGTGACCTTGTTATACTTGATGGTTATAAAGGGATTTTGATAATCAACCCAGAACAAGATGTCGTTGAAGAATATCAAAACAAAATAAAACGAATAGCTGAGTTTGAGCGTAAACTTGAGGATTTTAAATTTGTTCCAGCGGTTACTATTGACGGTAGAAAGGTAACAATTCTTGCAAACATTGAATTTCCTGAAGAAGTGAATGAGGCGCTTGAAAGCGGAGCTGAAGGGGTTGGTTTGTTCAGAACTGAATATATAATAAGCAACGGGACTATCCCCGAAGAAGATGAACAGTTTGAGGAATATTTTAAAGTTGCTGAAAAAGTTTATCCTTATAAAGTTGTCATAAGGACTTTTGATGTGGGTGGTGATAAAATTTTTAGAGATTATCATAGAGAAGATAATCCCTTTCTTGGTTGGCGTGGGATTAGAATTGGGCTTGATAAGCCGGAAATTTTATTATCTCAATTGAGGGCGATTTTAAGAGCAAGTGTAAAGAAAAATGTGTGGGTTATGTTTCCGATGGTGTCAAGTATTGATGAAGTGAGAGAGGTGAAAAAATATATTGATTTGGCGAAGGCACAGCTTAAGGAGAAGAATATACCTTTTGATGAAAATATAAAAGTTGGCGTTATGATAGAAACGCCTTCTTCTGCTTTGATGGCGAAGGAAATTGCACGGGAAGTTGATTTCTTTAGTATAGGAACCAATGATTTGATTCAGTATACGCTTGCGGTTGATAGGGGGAATGAAACGGTTGCGAAAATTTTTCAGGAATTCCATCCTGCTGTATTAAGGTTGATACAATTCGTTGTTGAATCTGCGCAACGGGCGAAAATACCTGTTTCCGTTTGTGGAGAAATGGCTGCTGATCCATATGCAACAGTTCTTCTTGTAGGGTTTGGGCTTGATGAGTTAAGCGTTACCCCAAAGATGATACCTGAGATAAAGCGGATAATAAAAACGATTAAATTCAAAGATGCAAAAAGGATAAGCAAGCGTGCTCTTGTTTTCAAAACACAAGATGAAGTAAAGAACTTTTTAATGAAGGAACTGAAGGGGATAATCCCAGAAATTGAAATTTAA
- a CDS encoding bifunctional phosphoglucose/phosphomannose isomerase, giving the protein MVLTGLGGSAIAGDLLRSYLSDEIKVPIIVNRDYFLPKFVDDKTLLIVSSYSGNTEETISAYKDGVKKKSNILCITSNGEIEKMALKKKHPVIKIPSGYPPRAALGYSFFPLLVLFSKLGLIKSKKREINETINLVEEKSKIYSNPEHEENIAYKIALRVVGSLPFIYACGKFDAVAMRWVCQIEENAKMLAHFNVFPEMNHNEIVGWSGEVGGSFKEITSKISVIILRDDGEYERVKYRIEITDELMRPYASEVLNIFSEGKSLLARMFSQIYLGDWVSFYLAILNNVDPTPVKPIEYLKSELAKL; this is encoded by the coding sequence ATCGTTCTCACCGGACTTGGTGGCTCAGCAATAGCTGGGGATTTGCTTCGCTCTTATCTTTCAGATGAGATAAAAGTTCCGATAATTGTAAACAGGGATTATTTTTTGCCCAAGTTTGTTGATGATAAAACACTTTTAATCGTTTCAAGTTATTCAGGGAACACAGAAGAAACGATCTCGGCGTATAAAGATGGGGTTAAAAAGAAGTCCAATATACTTTGTATAACTTCAAATGGCGAAATTGAAAAGATGGCGTTGAAGAAAAAACATCCGGTTATAAAAATACCATCTGGTTATCCACCAAGAGCTGCTCTTGGGTATTCATTTTTTCCGCTTCTTGTTTTATTTTCAAAGCTTGGTTTAATAAAAAGCAAAAAAAGGGAAATAAATGAGACGATAAATCTCGTTGAAGAAAAGTCAAAAATTTACTCAAACCCGGAACACGAGGAAAACATCGCTTATAAAATTGCGCTTCGTGTTGTTGGTTCTTTGCCTTTTATTTATGCTTGTGGGAAATTTGACGCTGTCGCTATGAGATGGGTTTGTCAAATTGAAGAGAATGCGAAAATGCTGGCACATTTTAATGTCTTCCCAGAAATGAACCATAATGAAATAGTTGGTTGGTCTGGGGAAGTTGGTGGAAGTTTCAAAGAGATTACAAGCAAGATAAGTGTAATAATTTTGCGAGACGACGGTGAATATGAAAGGGTTAAGTATAGGATTGAAATAACGGATGAATTGATGAGACCTTATGCGAGTGAGGTCTTGAATATATTTTCCGAAGGTAAATCCCTACTTGCGAGAATGTTTTCGCAGATTTATCTTGGTGATTGGGTAAGTTTTTATCTTGCCATTTTAAATAATGTTGACCCAACTCCTGTTAAGCCAATTGAATACTTGAAATCGGAACTTGCAAAGTTATAA
- a CDS encoding c-type cytochrome translates to MKIVIPLLLLLFSPLFPQDTTEQVIDFETIKTMNGRQIYETFCAKCHGIDGKGNIPEEIKQNWDVPPPDFTDEYFNTREPRKDWYAVIKYGGPVRGLSQTMPAFGDVFTDEQIYDVIEHIKSFVDQKKYPQGELNFIRAHYVTKAYVEQEALLIPTYTYKFENGHNVSDTKVLLYYANRFATRFQYEVKLPVQNLKSSVQNTTGIGDFELGLKYAFYDNYKNLSILTAGFEFSLPTGNEAKGFGKGTVVLTPYITGAKGIGEKIELQGSVKIEAPVNKSKGNPELIYGISSTLILPEGKRGIFPGIELLGMKNLGSSEHMISLVPKIYIALTKRGHLAISIGREIPIYGGTPFKYRYVGFILWDYVDGGIFSGW, encoded by the coding sequence ATGAAAATCGTAATTCCTTTACTTTTATTGCTCTTTAGCCCGCTATTCCCCCAAGACACCACCGAACAAGTGATTGATTTTGAAACAATTAAAACGATGAACGGTCGCCAAATATATGAAACTTTTTGCGCAAAATGTCACGGCATTGATGGAAAGGGGAATATACCTGAAGAAATAAAACAAAATTGGGATGTTCCACCACCTGACTTTACAGACGAATACTTTAATACAAGAGAGCCAAGAAAAGATTGGTATGCGGTTATAAAATATGGTGGACCTGTTCGCGGTCTTTCACAAACGATGCCTGCTTTCGGCGATGTCTTCACAGATGAACAAATATATGATGTAATTGAACATATAAAATCATTCGTTGATCAAAAGAAATATCCTCAAGGCGAGCTTAACTTCATAAGAGCACATTATGTAACAAAAGCATATGTTGAACAGGAGGCTTTACTCATACCGACCTATACTTATAAATTTGAAAATGGACACAATGTCAGCGATACAAAAGTCCTCCTTTACTATGCGAATAGATTCGCAACAAGATTTCAATATGAAGTCAAACTCCCTGTTCAAAATTTAAAGTCCTCTGTTCAAAATACAACCGGTATAGGCGACTTTGAACTTGGACTCAAATATGCATTTTACGACAACTATAAAAACTTATCAATTTTGACAGCAGGATTTGAATTCTCCCTTCCCACAGGAAATGAAGCCAAAGGATTCGGTAAGGGAACGGTTGTTCTCACTCCATATATAACTGGAGCGAAAGGTATAGGTGAAAAGATTGAGCTTCAGGGAAGTGTTAAAATTGAAGCGCCTGTGAACAAAAGCAAAGGAAACCCTGAACTAATTTATGGGATTTCATCTACATTAATACTTCCAGAAGGAAAACGAGGAATATTCCCGGGGATAGAGCTTCTTGGGATGAAAAATCTCGGATCAAGCGAGCATATGATATCACTTGTTCCCAAAATTTACATCGCACTGACAAAACGAGGTCATCTTGCAATTTCCATAGGAAGAGAAATCCCAATTTATGGTGGAACCCCATTTAAATACAGATATGTCGGCTTCATACTTTGGGATTATGTAGATGGTGGTATCTTCAGCGGTTGGTAA
- a CDS encoding DUF2231 domain-containing protein, translating to MPIHPMIVHFPIALLTTFVLLEILWFIFRKDWIKNSSVLTLFIGLISVIPTLLSGEASAEAIENIQQVAELVKSHETFAKLTGLTFLIVFIIKVVLMRTGKLNFKTNLIPFILSLVGIYFLIQTGLRGGELVYKHGAGILF from the coding sequence ATGCCTATACATCCAATGATTGTTCATTTCCCAATCGCCCTTTTGACAACTTTCGTTCTACTTGAAATCCTCTGGTTTATCTTTAGGAAGGATTGGATCAAAAATTCATCTGTTTTAACGCTTTTTATCGGGCTGATTTCGGTCATTCCAACTCTTTTATCAGGGGAAGCGTCCGCAGAGGCAATTGAAAATATCCAACAGGTTGCCGAACTTGTTAAATCACACGAAACATTTGCAAAATTAACCGGCTTGACCTTCTTGATCGTTTTCATAATTAAGGTGGTTCTGATGAGAACTGGCAAACTCAACTTCAAAACGAATTTAATCCCATTTATTCTTTCACTTGTAGGAATTTACTTCTTAATTCAGACAGGATTAAGAGGTGGTGAGCTTGTCTATAAGCACGGCGCTGGGATACTCTTTTAA
- a CDS encoding response regulator transcription factor: MKILLIEDEKELTRTLKKGLREAGYNVDVVYDGDSGVSLAVTGRYDCIVLDYRLPKLNGLEVCREIRRNKVNTPILMLTVVDSVEMKVQCLDAGADDYLTKPFSFSELLARIRALTRRSRSGSNIIQVEDLVLNPSSRTVTRGGKKIYLTPREYDLLYFLMVNQGRVVTRMEIAENVWGINFDRGTNYVDVYINYLRKKIDHGFNKKLIHTVRGVGYVLDVENRRK, translated from the coding sequence ATGAAGATTCTTTTGATTGAGGATGAAAAGGAACTCACAAGGACATTGAAGAAAGGTCTGAGGGAGGCTGGTTATAATGTTGATGTTGTTTATGATGGTGATTCAGGCGTTTCACTTGCTGTGACGGGTAGATATGATTGTATAGTTCTTGATTACAGGTTGCCGAAATTAAATGGGCTTGAGGTTTGTCGTGAGATAAGAAGAAACAAAGTTAACACACCAATTTTGATGCTTACCGTTGTAGATTCAGTTGAAATGAAAGTTCAATGTCTTGATGCTGGAGCTGATGATTATCTGACAAAGCCGTTTTCATTTTCAGAGCTTTTAGCTCGTATTCGCGCTCTGACGAGAAGGTCAAGGTCTGGTTCAAATATAATTCAAGTTGAGGATTTAGTTTTAAATCCATCAAGCAGAACCGTAACAAGAGGGGGTAAAAAGATTTATCTGACGCCAAGAGAGTATGACTTGCTTTATTTTCTGATGGTAAATCAGGGAAGGGTTGTTACGCGAATGGAAATCGCTGAAAATGTCTGGGGAATTAACTTTGATAGAGGGACAAATTATGTTGATGTTTACATCAATTATTTGCGCAAGAAGATTGATCACGGATTTAATAAAAAATTGATCCATACTGTTCGTGGCGTTGGATATGTTTTGGATGTTGAAAACAGGAGGAAATAA